A stretch of DNA from Vulpes lagopus strain Blue_001 chromosome 12, ASM1834538v1, whole genome shotgun sequence:
GGAGAACTGGGGTGAAGTATCATGAGCTAATCGGGCTCCTGACCTCGCCAGGAGGAAGGAGCGTCTTCCACCCCAGCCCGACAATCGTGAGGTTGGGACAGGGGGCCGCGTCCACTGTCGAGCTCGCTCTCCCAGGCCTGTCCCGGCCCTCAGTCTGCCCACAGGCCTCTGTTTACCTGGGGAGACTCGGCGGGTTCTGATTTGCCCTCCGTCTCCACAGTCTCTAGCCTGCTATGCTCGCTGCCCCTCCAGCCcagcctcaccctctgcccctgtaGGCTTCGGGGTGGCCTGCCACCTTGGCGTCCTCACGGACTTGCCCTGCATTGGGGTGGCCAAGAAACTCCTGCAGGTGGACGGGCTGGAGAACAACGCCCAGCACAAGGAGAAGGTGAGGGATGGGGCGACGGCCTGCCCGTGGGGAGGGCAAGAACAGGGCCTGGGGGGCACGCAGCTCGGACGGCCCCAGTGACCTGCCCCGTACACACCTCTGGTCCAGCCCTGGCCTGCTGGCGTGCTCCTCACCATCCTGGCTCCCTACCTCTCTGTGCGTGCTCTGTGTCTCCCGTGGGTCGTGGGGCACGACCGCAGACTGCCAGCGTGGAGGAGTAGCCGCCGAgctcccccagcctccagggCATGTGCTCGCCTCCCCATCGCCACTGCCTTTGTGCTGCTGTGGCACCTCCTGTAGGGGAAGGGCCTCCAGTTACTAGGCACAGGGCGTCTGGGAGCCCGCGTGGCCCTCTGTGCTTTTCCCCGCCCCCAGCGCAGGGCCTGCAGGACGCTGCTGCCCAGCCTGCCTCGGAGCTTCCTTGCCCCACCTTCTCCCAGCATCTCCCTCGTTTGGCCTCAAGACTGGCACTGGGAATGGGACACCCCACTCTAGAGAGACCCGGGGACACATCCGGCTCTACCGCTGGGTGGCAGGCTCGGAGAACAACGATCACATCTGTCTCATTCCTCCAGGCAATGCTGTGTCTGCACAGAACAGTTGTTGGTGGAGTTGACGGGGAGCCCAGAGCAAACTTAGGAGGCTTCTGAGTCACTCAGTGGACTAATGCTCGCCCCTAAAAGACTTGTTGGGTCGAATCAAACATACTCCAATTCCTCGCAGGAGACAAAGCGGCAGGAAGTGGTCCTGGCCCGAGGGGAGCACCTGTGTGTCCACCAGCCAGGCAGGGTGGGCGCTGGCCAGGCCTCCGTCCCCGCCTGGCACCTCCACCCTTAGCACTGTGGCCTGGGTGGGCTGCCTGCCGCCCCTTCTCCAGGCCCTGCGATTCCTCAGCCACAGAACAAGGAGGGGAGAACTGGGTTCCGAGGGCCTGGTCAGGGTCAGGTGGCGCCGGGATGGCCTCCTGGACGCCGAGTCCGCTCGCAGGACAGCCATTAGGCTGCGTGGCTTTGCAAGCAGCGGCTGCAGCCCATGTGCAGACCTAAGCTCTTCCCCTCCTTGCCTAGCGTCCGACTCCAAAAACACAGGCCTGCCCTTCACCGAAAAAAGACTTTTTCCatgctttctcttcctgctttctaGATACGACTTCTACAGGCTGAAGGAGACACCTTTCCTCTGATAGGAGGCTCTGGGACTGTCCTGGGCATGGTGAGTGGCCAGCGGCCCGCACCCCAAGGAGGCGCACCCACAAACATGCAGGCACTTGTTCGTGTGCACCAGACCCTGTCCACCTCCCCCTGCCACTCCGACCCACACAGGGTGTGCCCAGTGCCTTCAACCCCCGCGCCACCACCCTCAGCTGTGCTGAGGGGACCTCTGGGCTACACTTGCCGATGTGTCATCTGTCCTGGAGCTCCCAGGGCTTGTCTCTACTGTGCTCTGATTTTGCCTTCCTTGTCCTAGGCCCTGAAGAGCCACAGCCACAGCAGCAAGCCCCTCTACGTCTCCGTGGGCCACAGGATAACCCTGGAGTCCGCTGTACGCCTGACCCAAAGCTGCTGCAGGttccggagcccggagcccgtgCGCCAGGTGGGTGGGCCACGTGCACCATCTGCTCCCCCCTCAGCATGAGCACCTGTGGGACGCCCTAGAGGGTGACCAGAGTTCAtcctggggccctgccctgcccgggcTCCGTGGTCCACTGTGCTCCTACATGCCACTTCAGCCTCCTGCACCCATTCTGGGGTCATCAGGAGCCTCAGCTGGTGGCAGCTCATCCCTGCCAGCCCCCAGCTAGCCCTTCAGGGCCCGACCTGCCCAGcagcctgggagggagccccctgcagggctgcaggcagtgctgaGGAAGGCTTGTGTTGGCACAGTCCTCAGGAAGTGGCAGGAGGTGGCCGTGCCGGGCCCCCAGCACCTAAATTGGCGGCgggggtgggcaggagcagaACTTTGGGGAACAGGTTGGCTCGGCTGAGAAAAACCTCAGCCTGTAGGAGATAGAGGTGAGCACAAGCTGCCCATGGGCCTGCGTCggtggcctgggtggggaccGGGCATCAGCAGTCACGGGTGGGTATGTGTCCCAGAGAAGCCATGGAATGAGCACCCGTGAGGAGCCCTCCTCAGCAAGAGACCAGTCCGAGGAGGGGCAAAGGTGGCCCAAGGACCTGCATTTGCAAAGGCCCTAGGGTGGGAATGAATCTCAGCAGGAAACTCAGGAAAGTGTGGCCGGAGCTAGGCCGGGGTAGTGCAAGCCCACAAGCAAGGCTTCCCCACAGGGACCTGGGTGTGAGTCACAAGCAGAGGTtctgtgggtggctcagaggaGCCAGGGGAGCCCATCTAGAGGAGGTGCTGGTTTGTGCCGCCCAGGCCTGGAGCCCAGGTTCCTGCTGGTGCTGCGGTAGGTCAAGAGGGCCAAGGGCCTGGAATCCTCCCCCTACGGTGCCCCGGTACCTGCTGCCTCCCCCGTGTCCCCACAGCCTGTGCTGGGTCAGCTCGACGTTGCTGGGCCCCGGGGCCCACTGCCTGGAGAGAGCGGGTGCAACAGGGCTCAGCACGGGGGTgatgcacccccacccctgcccctgctgctcaCAGCCGCCACTGCCTCTGGGGGCCGGGACCTTCCCCCGCTGCTGGTGTGCAGGGTGGCCtgcaggtggcagcagcagcccgcgcgtggctctggctctggctcggggccctggggccctgaggCTCTCCAGGGGCTGGAAGGCCAGGCCTCTGGGGCGGTGCCTGGGGGTCTCTGCTCAGGCTTGAGCCCCCCTCCCTCAGGTCTGCCTCGATGCTGTCCATTCCAGTGACTTGGAAGAACCTTCCATCGACACttccctggggggcagggggcactggTGCAGACCAGAGCCAGAGGGACAGGCCAGCTGGGCTAGGAGGACCCTGGGAGATCAGGGCTGGGGCACAAGCACAGCCCACGGAAGCGCAGGCCACAGACCCAGTGAGAGCCCAGCGGCTCCACTGGATCCTGGGGGGTGACCCGGGGCCTCCTCCTGAGCCTGTCCACTCAGGTCTTCAGGGACCTGCCATTGTGTCACCCCCGGGCCTCTGGTCCTTGTCCCAAAGGCTGGGCCGCAATGGCTGGCTGGTGTTACCTCTGTGGGCTCTCTGGGGAACAAGAGCGTTTCCGCCAGGCTGTCCAGGGCCCACCACCTCTCACAGAGCCACCCTCTCCCCAGGCTGACATCCGCTCTCGAGACTATATCCGCAGGACCCTGGGAAGCCCCAGGCCCCCCACACCAGAGCAAGAGAGGTGAGTTCTAGGGGCACTCGGTGGCACGGTGTGGGGCGATCATGGTGGGGCCGCCGACCCGTGGGGCCGATCGGGAGACGCAGAGTCCCTGGGGGTTGGCAGAACTGAGGCAGCAGGTGTGGCGCCTGGGCAGACTCCAGTCCAGCGGGAATTCCTGAagcccaccagggctgcccccaccgGCCTTGTCCACTGCCTGCGCACCGCTGGGTCGTGGTCTCCACGGGGAGGCCGGGGGAGTCAGGTGGCCCCGGGCCTCGTCCTGGCTGCTGCGGTGGTGAcgctctctgggccttggttttcttatccGTGTGCCAGACGTAGTCGTTCGTGGGCTGGCAAGATCTGGTGGGAGAGCCTGGCCCGGATGGTCATGGCCGGTGGGGATGGTTATCTGTCCCTGGCCACGGCTTGCCACGAGACAGGTGCTGTGGCCCACTGTCCACGCTCCACGCAGACCAGGCCTGGCATTGACGAGTGAGCCCCAGAATGGTCACCGTCAGCTTTACCTACAGCTCCTTTCTCCGCACAGTCCGGGGCCGTCCTAGGCCCAGCTAAGCTCACGCAGGCGCAGGGCCTGGCCCCAGGAGCGCACACGGGGTCTGTGCCTTCTTGCATCAGCAGCAGCTTCCAGGCCCCCCGGGGAGCAAGGGGGACTGCGGGCCGCCTCTGCGTTTGATGCTGCCCCTCCTCGATGTCGTTACCAGGAGCCAGAAGCTACAGAAGCCAAAGTTGTGCCCCAAGGAAGGTTCGGAAGAGCCCGCAGGTGAGGGCAGCCCCCCCGAGGCCCACAGCTGAGGCCCGAAGACACACCGGAAAGCCCGGCAGCAGTAGGGGGTGCAGCGGTCACATGAGACTCCCAGCTGCCTGACGTCCGGCTCCTGCTCGGAGTCGTGACTGGGGGACGGCCCCCCATGGCGGGTGGAGCACCCAGGCCCCAGCGGACGCTGGCCGCACCACGCACGGGGTGGCAGCAGGCCTGCCCCAGCTTGGGTGGGCCCGGGGACTGCCCGTCCTGCTCCGAGGTATCGTCACGAGGCGGCCAAGAGCTCGGCCAGAGACCGCCCGCAGGAGACTGCCCGCTCGCCACAGAGCGTCAGACCTGGAGGGAGTGTCACGTTGCTTTCccaagagcaggagaggggcGTTCAGTGTTCAGGGGGattttttggtgttttctgtttttttctaaaagtgcCCAGGTGGGCTTAAGACTGCCAGACTGCGTGTCCGTCCCTGGCCGCCCGTCCGTCTCCCCCTCGGCGCACACACCACCGCTTCcttggcttttgcttttttattttccagggCTCATTTTAAGTCAGCTCTTTCCCTGGTCTCCACCCCTGACCGGTCGGCCACACTGAGTCCCCTCCGCCCTGACCCAGGAGAGCACCCACTGGGGTGGCGGGGCACGGTCCCTAGCTGCCCTGCCCGTCTGCCAGCTCTCCTGCTGCTGGTTCGCTAGGGCACAGGGACACATGGGGCGGCCTGGGTGCCAGAGGACCCGCGCTGGTATCCGAGGGGTGGGGCTTGGGCCCTCTGCTCCAAGCAGGGGCTGTGAGGGTGGGCAGCCCCGTCTGGGAAGCCGGTGAGGCACGTCCACCCTGGGCTGAACTGCCATCAGCGTCCCCTCGCTGTGCCCCCCTTCTCAGCACAGGCCCCGCCTCCACTGTGGGGACGCGACAAGCCCCCCACCCAGTCCGGGTTGCGTGTCTCACTGTTGAGAGGCTGTGGGTGGGGGGTAGGCTCAGCTGcagcccccaggctccctccccacGCTGGCATTCGCTGGGAAGTATGATTTCTTGCCACTCATGCTGTTTGTCAGAGCTGCTGGTCCCGGCTGGGACGGCCTGGGTCTCCACGCTCCCTGCCCCAGCACCTCCCTTCGGAAGTGAGCTCCTCTCTGGGGACCCAGACCCCCGGgagcagggggggtggggggcagtgagcGAGGCAGGCTGCAGCTCGGGCCAGCAGGGTGCTGGCCGCCGTCCCCTCTTGCTCCCACCAGGGAAGGCCAGGTGGCTGGGGGCAGGCACGTAGGGTCGCGGCCCCTGTTTGGGGCCTCTCAGTAGGAAGCAGGACTGCCCAGGACAGGTGGGGCTGTGGGGTGCCACCAAGATGCTCAGGGGCTCTCCTCTGGCCCAGTGGGGTGAGCAGGTCCCAGCATGTTCCACAGGGGCCCTCCAGGGACTCCTGCCCGTGGGGAGGACCAGGCTGGCTTCCATCCTCCTGTCCCACTCCTGCTGCCTCCACAGGTGTCCCCCTGGCACCTCCTCCTTTCTGAGCCTAGCTTTCGTTCCTCCCAATCCTGGGCCTGGGACTCATCGGGGCTGGggtgtgcagggagccccagctgTCCTCCTCAGCGGGACCCCGGGCCCTGGTGCTATGCCCCCAACTTCAGACCCTGCACCCCAGCGTCCTGACAGTGGGACTTCCAGCTCACCTCTGCCAAGATGGCCCTGTTCTCCCTGCTTTGGGACTGAGGCACAAGGCTGTCCCCCGGGGAAGTGTGACACAGCATCTGACGGAGCTCCGAGGTATGACCTCGCACTCGGGGCCTGCTTTCTCCCCGGGGTCGTAAGCGCCCCAGCTTGGGTGGGTGAGGTGTGAGGTTACATGTAGTCTCTCACCCAGCGGTGGACCCCGTTCCCCGTAAACAAACACATGGGAGTCCAGCACCCCAGCGTCTGTCCCGGGTAGGCCTCTGTGAGGTGTGAGGGGCACGGGGTCCCCGGGCACAAGCAGCCCCAGCGGGGCCCCTCCAGGGGCGGGTCACACGGCAGCTAAGGCCAGCCGTGGTCCTGAGAGCCAGCAGGGCTGCACCTTCGGGCTCAGTGCCTCTCCCCACACCGTCCCCAGGCCCAGCGAGGCCCGGAGGACACCTGTTTTCTGGGAGGAGGGTCTGAGGCAGGACAGGGAGGGCTGGCAGTGCCCAGAGCGTGGGGTACTGTGCCAGGCGGCCAGCCCGCTGCCCAGGTCTCCTGCCCACCACCAGCAGCAGGGCTCTCCGCACCCGCTGCCCTCCTGACGTCACCCgggcctctccctgccctgggcGCATCGGGACCAGGCGTGGGGCGTCGGGAGTGCAGGTGGAGGCAGCTGGCCCCACTGCCCCTCACCGACCGGCCCGGGCGAGGCTGTGCCCTACAGATACCCGTGCCGCCGCGGACCCCAGCTCCGCCAGTCCTGCCGAGGGGAGCTGGCCCGTGGCGGCCGGGGTTGGTGGCCGTCTGTCTGCGGGCTGTGCTGTCAACTCCAGCGAGAAGGAAGAAACGGGAAGCAGGAGTCCTCATCCCTTCCCAGCCTCTCCCACCACCCCAGGCCCCCCGAGTGCGGGGTCAGTGAGGGCCGGACGGGCTCCTAGGACCAGGCCTCCCGGGCCCAGACCGTGCCTTCCgtctctcctgcctcctgggggctgggaggctTGGCGCCGTGTCGCAGCAGGTGCGGGCAGGTGGCCCTGGCTCCccccggggtgggagggggctctTCTGAGAGCCCAGGCACTGTGGCGTCCCCATCCCTCTTTCCTCCCCGTCAGGGAAGACCAGACCAGAGCCTGGAGAGAAGTTTGCGGACAACTCACCCGAGTCGTTTCCATTGTGAAATTGAAGTCACATCACAAAAGCTGccattttaagcctttttttttttttaagtggacaaTTTGGTGGTTTTTAGATACAGACTCTTGTGCAGTCAGACCTGCTGTCTAGttcccaggctgccctgtcacTGTAGAGGGAGCCCCCGTCCCCGTTAGCAgtcacccccctcccctgcctggcaACTCTGGGCGCCAGGTGGACGGGTGTTTGTATGAACCTGGGATTTCCGTCCTTGCAGGCGTCCACCCGGGAGGGCAGCTTCTGGGCCCTTTGGCAGCCGTGGGTCTGCCTTTTGGGGAAGAGCCACGCAGTTTTCCCGCCACGTTCCACGGCAGCTGCGCCCTTCCGCATCCTCGCCAGCAGGCCGTGGGGCTCCCGTGTCCACTCCGTCACCGACATTCTTGTCGCCCTCCTGATTCTGGCCATCCCGGGGGGGGGACGTGCATCGCCCTAATGACAGAGGACATGGAGCACCTCGAGTGATCCTTGGCCATTTGTCGTCCTGGGAGGAATGTCTACAGCCCCTGTC
This window harbors:
- the ENDOV gene encoding endonuclease V, with protein sequence MAREAAEKPPEEILSLWKREQAQLKALLVEQDTEAWQQDPAFSGLQRVGGVDLSFVKGDSASACASLVVLSYPELEVVYEDCSMVNLTAPYMSGFLAFREVPFLVDAVQRLREKEPHMVPQVLFVDGNGVLHHRGFGVACHLGVLTDLPCIGVAKKLLQVDGLENNAQHKEKIRLLQAEGDTFPLIGGSGTVLGMALKSHSHSSKPLYVSVGHRITLESAVRLTQSCCRFRSPEPVRQADIRSRDYIRRTLGSPRPPTPEQERSQKLQKPKLCPKEGSEEPAGEGSPPEAHS